A region of Ornithodoros turicata isolate Travis chromosome 5, ASM3712646v1, whole genome shotgun sequence DNA encodes the following proteins:
- the LOC135394159 gene encoding DNA-directed RNA polymerase III subunit RPC3-like isoform X1, whose amino-acid sequence MSQLKIQACSLVLKEHFGSAVESVGEELLKCQTRNLSQLVKNTGLSLSKVKEALRVLFHHNLVEYKPHAKGYVEYSIISDRVLHMIRFPCYAYCARTLYGEEGEIIVEEILHTGRACMSEVVRKVLERLQGSTKPETVKSKFIDLVETHFLRRVPYPDPSGDTNAKVPSLILPDHETYRIPEIKLYLLSKVKREKEDPDEPPSKRVKVEETQMQPDQGIYWRVNYERFHTFMRDQMLVEAMERRVEVRGSEVIRAILRLGEKKGSAPKETFTPPVSRQEIFEILKKEISITQQELDSYLQVITEDVNDFVIKTEERGGMFRIDMQRVLRKLAEAHIVSVVQDRFGVKACRIFRLLLEKKFIEQKQIEELAMIPARDAKELTYKMFQEKFIMTKELPRTPDYAPSRMIYLFYADLCQVSQMLLEWCYKAIANSILRRAHVLQENKRVLDKQQRVDVIVASMEQSNAEPDQIEEVKEMVTPPERRELAYVKHITTKMELCEAQLDETIFVLQMFVDSLCK is encoded by the exons ATGTCCCAGTTAAAGATTCAGGCGTGCTCACTGGTGCTTAAAGAGCACTTTGGAAGTGCTGTAGAGTCAGTTGGAGAGGAGCTGTTGAAGTGTCAAACACGGAATTTGAGCCAGCTCGTAAAAAACACAGGTCTTTCTCTCAGCAAG GTTAAAGAGGCCTTGAGGGTTTTGTTCCATCACAACTTGGTTGAATATAAGCCGCATGCGAAGGGATACGTGGAGTATTCAATAATTTCTGACAGGGTACTACACATGATTCGTTTTCCTTGCTACGCGTACTGCGCCAGGACTCT ATATGGGGAAGAAGGAGAGATTATTGTCGAAGAAATTCTTCATACAGGACGTGCATGCATGTCAGAAGTTGTGAGAAAAGTATTGGAGCGTCTGCAAG GTTCTACAAAACCAGAGACTGTAAAAAGCAAATTTATCGACCTGGTCGAAACTCACTTTCTCCGTCGTGTACCTTACCCTGACCCATCAGGGGATACAAATGCAAAAGTTCCATCTTTGATACTTCCAGATCATGAAACATATAGGATACCAGAG ATCAAGCTGTACTTGCTAAGCAAGGTTAAACGAGAGAAAGAAGACCCCGACGAGCCACCATCGAAACGCGTTAAAGTGGAAGAGACACAGATGCAACCTGACCAAGGAATCTATTGGAGGGTCAACTACGAACGTTTTCACACCTTTATGAG GGATCAGATGCTCGTCGAGGCTATGGAACGACGTGTAGAAGTCAGAGGCTCAGAAGTGATCCGAGCAATTTTGCGTCTAGGGGAGAAGAAAGGTTCTGCTCCTAAGGAGACTTTCACGCCACCCGTTAGCAGGCAAGAGATCTTCGAGATTCTCAAGAAGGAAATCTCTATAACTCAACAG GAATTAGATTCCTACTTACAAGTTATAACGGAGGATGTCAACGATTTTGTGATAAAGActgaagaaagaggaggaatgTTCCGAATAGACATGCAGCGGGTACTACGCAAACTGGCCGAGGCACACATCGTCAGTGTGGTTCAGGACCGTTTTGGAGTGAAAGCGTGCAGGATATTCAG gCTGCTGTTAGAAAAGAAGTTCATAGAACAGAAGCAGATTGAGGAGCTAGCCATGATTCCAGCGCGAGATGCCAAAGAACTGACCTACAAAATGTTCCAAGAAAAGTTCATCATGACGAAG GAATTACCACGTACACCTGACTACGCCCCTTCCAGGATGATCTACCTCTTCTATGCAGACCTCTGCCAG GTGAGTCAGATGCTGCTGGAATGGTGCTACAAGGCTATCGCAAATTCTATTCTGCGGCGAGCTCACGTCCTACAAGAGAACAAGAGGGTGCTCGACAAACAGCAGCGAGTTGATGTCATTGTGGCTTCCATGGAACAGAGTAACGCTGAACCTGACCAGATTGAAGAG GTAAAGGAAATGGTGACGCCGCCAGAGCGAAGGGAGTTGGCCTACGTGAAACACATCACCACCAAGATGGAACTGTGCGAGGCCCAACTGGACGAGACCATCTTTGTGCTTCAGATGTTCGTGGACTCTTTGTGCAAATGA
- the LOC135394159 gene encoding DNA-directed RNA polymerase III subunit RPC3-like isoform X2, translating into MSQLKIQACSLVLKEHFGSAVESVGEELLKCQTRNLSQLVKNTGLSLSKVKEALRVLFHHNLVEYKPHAKGYVEYSIISDRVLHMIRFPCYAYCARTLYGEEGEIIVEEILHTGRACMSEVVRKVLERLQGSTKPETVKSKFIDLVETHFLRRVPYPDPSGDTNAKVPSLILPDHETYRIPEIKLYLLSKVKREKEDPDEPPSKRVKVEETQMQPDQGIYWRVNYERFHTFMRDQMLVEAMERRVEVRGSEVIRAILRLGEKKGSAPKETFTPPVSRQEIFEILKKEISITQQELDSYLQVITEDVNDFVIKTEERGGMFRIDMQRVLRKLAEAHIVSVVQDRFGVKACRIFRLLLEKKFIEQKQIEELAMIPARDAKELTYKMFQEKFIMTKELPRTPDYAPSRMIYLFYADLCQVKEMVTPPERRELAYVKHITTKMELCEAQLDETIFVLQMFVDSLCK; encoded by the exons ATGTCCCAGTTAAAGATTCAGGCGTGCTCACTGGTGCTTAAAGAGCACTTTGGAAGTGCTGTAGAGTCAGTTGGAGAGGAGCTGTTGAAGTGTCAAACACGGAATTTGAGCCAGCTCGTAAAAAACACAGGTCTTTCTCTCAGCAAG GTTAAAGAGGCCTTGAGGGTTTTGTTCCATCACAACTTGGTTGAATATAAGCCGCATGCGAAGGGATACGTGGAGTATTCAATAATTTCTGACAGGGTACTACACATGATTCGTTTTCCTTGCTACGCGTACTGCGCCAGGACTCT ATATGGGGAAGAAGGAGAGATTATTGTCGAAGAAATTCTTCATACAGGACGTGCATGCATGTCAGAAGTTGTGAGAAAAGTATTGGAGCGTCTGCAAG GTTCTACAAAACCAGAGACTGTAAAAAGCAAATTTATCGACCTGGTCGAAACTCACTTTCTCCGTCGTGTACCTTACCCTGACCCATCAGGGGATACAAATGCAAAAGTTCCATCTTTGATACTTCCAGATCATGAAACATATAGGATACCAGAG ATCAAGCTGTACTTGCTAAGCAAGGTTAAACGAGAGAAAGAAGACCCCGACGAGCCACCATCGAAACGCGTTAAAGTGGAAGAGACACAGATGCAACCTGACCAAGGAATCTATTGGAGGGTCAACTACGAACGTTTTCACACCTTTATGAG GGATCAGATGCTCGTCGAGGCTATGGAACGACGTGTAGAAGTCAGAGGCTCAGAAGTGATCCGAGCAATTTTGCGTCTAGGGGAGAAGAAAGGTTCTGCTCCTAAGGAGACTTTCACGCCACCCGTTAGCAGGCAAGAGATCTTCGAGATTCTCAAGAAGGAAATCTCTATAACTCAACAG GAATTAGATTCCTACTTACAAGTTATAACGGAGGATGTCAACGATTTTGTGATAAAGActgaagaaagaggaggaatgTTCCGAATAGACATGCAGCGGGTACTACGCAAACTGGCCGAGGCACACATCGTCAGTGTGGTTCAGGACCGTTTTGGAGTGAAAGCGTGCAGGATATTCAG gCTGCTGTTAGAAAAGAAGTTCATAGAACAGAAGCAGATTGAGGAGCTAGCCATGATTCCAGCGCGAGATGCCAAAGAACTGACCTACAAAATGTTCCAAGAAAAGTTCATCATGACGAAG GAATTACCACGTACACCTGACTACGCCCCTTCCAGGATGATCTACCTCTTCTATGCAGACCTCTGCCAG GTAAAGGAAATGGTGACGCCGCCAGAGCGAAGGGAGTTGGCCTACGTGAAACACATCACCACCAAGATGGAACTGTGCGAGGCCCAACTGGACGAGACCATCTTTGTGCTTCAGATGTTCGTGGACTCTTTGTGCAAATGA